From one Acidobacteriota bacterium genomic stretch:
- a CDS encoding NAD(P)/FAD-dependent oxidoreductase, with protein MNDSGICIVGGGPAGLISALALHRRGLSPVVVLEAGGPLRDKACGEGLMPDGLECLRSLGVDFSEVPSAPLRGIRYLSETAGRQLFAEGRFPQGEGMGIRRTELHRVLLEAAERVGIEVRFHSRVEGLSPRGVRLQHRELGARWVVGADGLHSWVRRWAGLGVGLRSPKSRPQDRFGIRQHYRIKPWTSMVEVHWGRGVEAYVTPTAPEEVCVTMLFCRSQRSDLSRLRHRFPRLIERLGDAPSVSKPRGAGLFRQRSSSVACGKVLLVGDAAGYVDALGGDGISLAVHQASALADALAKEDPAAYQRAYQRLVCWPHRIGYLLLAATHRPWLRDRMIRVLHREPKLFARLLAVHGREEAGGSMGWGEVFSIATRFAVG; from the coding sequence ATGAACGATTCCGGAATCTGCATCGTCGGGGGTGGGCCAGCCGGGCTGATCTCCGCCCTTGCCCTCCACCGCCGAGGGCTGTCCCCCGTCGTCGTGCTCGAGGCGGGCGGACCTCTCCGCGACAAAGCTTGCGGTGAGGGTCTGATGCCCGACGGCTTGGAGTGCCTACGGAGTCTAGGGGTCGACTTCAGCGAGGTTCCCAGCGCACCCCTCAGGGGTATTCGCTACCTTTCTGAGACCGCTGGCAGGCAGCTCTTCGCCGAGGGGAGATTCCCTCAAGGCGAGGGGATGGGAATCCGCCGTACAGAACTCCACCGCGTGCTGCTGGAAGCCGCGGAGAGGGTAGGCATTGAGGTCCGGTTTCACAGCCGAGTGGAAGGGCTGAGCCCTCGGGGTGTGCGGCTGCAGCATCGGGAGCTCGGTGCCCGTTGGGTGGTCGGTGCCGACGGCCTCCACTCCTGGGTCCGCCGATGGGCCGGTCTCGGGGTGGGCCTTCGGAGCCCGAAGAGTCGACCGCAGGATCGTTTTGGCATTCGGCAGCACTATCGCATCAAGCCTTGGACCTCGATGGTGGAAGTGCATTGGGGGCGAGGGGTGGAAGCCTACGTGACCCCCACGGCACCGGAGGAAGTCTGTGTCACGATGCTCTTTTGCCGCAGTCAGCGTTCAGATCTGTCGCGGCTGAGACATCGCTTCCCGAGGCTCATCGAGCGGCTGGGAGACGCGCCTTCGGTCTCCAAGCCCCGCGGCGCCGGCCTCTTCCGTCAGCGCAGTTCTTCCGTAGCTTGTGGGAAGGTGCTTTTGGTAGGGGATGCAGCCGGGTACGTCGATGCCCTCGGTGGAGACGGAATCTCCCTCGCGGTTCATCAAGCGTCGGCTCTTGCGGATGCTCTGGCCAAGGAGGATCCGGCAGCCTATCAGCGGGCCTACCAGCGGCTGGTCTGCTGGCCCCACCGTATCGGATACTTGCTGCTAGCGGCGACCCACAGGCCTTGGTTGCGAGATCGGATGATCCGTGTCTTGCATCGGGAGCCCAAGCTCTTCGCTCGTCTGTTGGCGGTGCACGGTCGAGAGGAGGCTGGGGGATCGATGGGGTGGGGCGAGGTGTTCTCCATCGCCACGCGCTTCGCTGTCGGCTGA
- a CDS encoding B12-binding domain-containing radical SAM protein translates to MKRILVASAWQNSQREYDIAVWKKRQNLFSVNASMEEHFGLRFLKANVPEIKILEYPTREAFLHEVQKGWDVVGISFYINETNDAVAMAQAARETGAEVWAGNYGALNPQLEPHFDRLFTGWGEGALAELLGREPGPLVHPPVYMHIRYRGIPVQKWGVLFTSRGCNKTCHFCQTPRFYKKPYAMEMDALERVLWEYRRQGVGQVIVLDENFGHFHEHAQEVVDLIHQYRLRWNPLTRVEAVHRNYDDWVARGLCGASMGVESLNQDSLDGAKKGNDLDQIRQVLRNMKRDHLLAQVFYIIGFEEDTEESIRRDILELGSYQVDSPQIQILTPYPQTILYRRIEERYGILDRDLSKYDSTHMVWDHPNVEPAKMRELLFWANDTLFTRKTSLMTLKKLARQNVRRILRRPWEGISRVPLWAGRIDPHAS, encoded by the coding sequence ATGAAACGGATCCTCGTAGCTTCTGCCTGGCAGAACTCGCAACGCGAGTACGACATCGCCGTTTGGAAGAAGCGGCAGAACCTCTTCTCCGTCAACGCGTCTATGGAAGAACACTTCGGGCTTCGGTTTCTCAAGGCCAACGTCCCCGAGATCAAGATCCTGGAGTATCCGACCCGCGAGGCCTTTCTCCATGAGGTGCAGAAAGGCTGGGACGTAGTGGGGATTTCCTTCTATATCAACGAGACCAACGACGCTGTCGCCATGGCGCAGGCGGCCCGGGAGACCGGGGCCGAGGTCTGGGCGGGCAATTATGGCGCGCTGAATCCGCAGCTGGAGCCGCATTTTGATCGACTGTTCACCGGCTGGGGAGAGGGGGCGCTAGCCGAGCTGCTGGGCCGTGAGCCGGGGCCGCTGGTGCATCCGCCGGTCTACATGCACATCCGCTACAGGGGAATTCCGGTTCAGAAATGGGGGGTGCTCTTCACCTCCCGGGGATGCAACAAGACGTGCCATTTTTGTCAGACGCCACGCTTCTACAAAAAGCCCTACGCCATGGAGATGGACGCTCTGGAACGGGTTCTCTGGGAGTACCGTCGTCAGGGGGTGGGCCAGGTCATCGTCTTGGACGAGAACTTTGGCCATTTCCACGAGCACGCCCAGGAAGTGGTGGACCTCATCCATCAATATCGATTGCGCTGGAACCCCCTCACGCGGGTCGAGGCGGTTCATCGGAACTACGACGATTGGGTGGCTCGCGGTTTGTGCGGTGCCTCCATGGGAGTGGAGAGCCTGAATCAAGACTCGCTGGATGGGGCGAAAAAAGGCAACGATCTAGATCAGATCCGCCAGGTGTTGCGCAACATGAAGCGGGACCATCTCCTGGCGCAGGTTTTCTACATCATCGGATTCGAGGAGGACACGGAAGAGTCCATCCGGCGGGACATTCTCGAACTTGGTTCATACCAAGTAGATTCGCCGCAGATCCAGATCCTCACACCGTATCCTCAAACCATACTCTATCGCCGCATCGAGGAACGCTACGGTATCTTGGATCGCGATCTATCAAAATATGATTCGACCCACATGGTGTGGGACCACCCCAACGTCGAGCCGGCGAAAATGCGGGAACTCCTCTTCTGGGCCAACGACACCCTGTTCACCCGCAAAACGTCGTTGATGACGCTCAAGAAGCTGGCTCGGCAGAACGTTCGTCGGATTCTGCGCCGGCCCTGGGAGGGGATCTCCCGAGTCCCCCTTTGGGCCGGTAGGATCGATCCCCACGCCTCCTGA
- a CDS encoding sigma 54-interacting transcriptional regulator, translated as MQSSSEERLRFQLEASTRVERHDQRSREVARGPGLTIVWHPDPRRIGERALLPDLAAGRPVRLSRTEPVFAASSGSLRSSPRPLADPFLSRRPLILEPREGGGLRLHGALHRLPLEVVPPPAESPGESPTGDSAEAEVLLPPEALEEGRLLLLAGRVLLLLHRLEALPPQPAPPLGLVGRSDAMERLRRQILEVAPSSYPVLLRGETGSGKELVARALHDKGSRPSGPFVAVNLAALPPSLAPAELFGARKGAFTGAGEARAGRFAAAHGGTLFLDEIGEASPEVQVLLLRALESGEVQAVGSDRPRKLDARVVAATDADLEQRIGEDRFKAPLLHRLNACTLRLPPLRRRREDVGLLLLHFLRQELAAWQLGAILEPAREPHQEPHREPDGGTSDPWLPASLVARLAAYSWPGNVRELRNVARHLVLRYRQEASIPLAAWQELQRDLLTGDPAAGKDGDGPAAAPSRPSSPPSSFSEPQAGEPEYRSSSAVSDEELLHALDAHGWKVASTAAALGLSRTSLYRRMDSCPEIRRASQIPAEEVQAALAAHDGEVSSAARQLRVSPHGLKLRVADLASSESA; from the coding sequence ATGCAATCGAGCAGCGAGGAGCGGCTGCGCTTCCAGCTGGAGGCGAGCACCCGGGTAGAGCGTCACGATCAGCGTTCCCGAGAGGTCGCCCGTGGGCCGGGGTTGACCATCGTCTGGCACCCCGACCCGCGGCGCATCGGCGAGCGGGCGCTGTTGCCGGATCTGGCGGCGGGCCGGCCGGTCCGTCTGTCCCGCACCGAGCCTGTGTTCGCCGCCTCCTCCGGTTCCCTGAGATCCTCGCCGCGGCCGCTGGCGGATCCGTTCCTCAGTCGACGACCGCTGATCCTGGAACCCCGGGAGGGCGGCGGTCTTCGCCTCCACGGAGCTCTCCACCGGCTGCCCTTGGAGGTGGTTCCGCCGCCCGCGGAGAGCCCGGGAGAGAGTCCGACAGGAGACTCGGCGGAGGCGGAGGTGTTGCTGCCGCCGGAAGCCCTGGAGGAGGGGCGTCTGCTGCTCCTCGCCGGTCGGGTGCTCCTGCTGCTGCACCGGCTGGAAGCGCTGCCGCCGCAGCCGGCGCCGCCCCTGGGCTTGGTGGGTCGAAGCGACGCCATGGAACGGCTGCGGCGGCAGATCCTGGAGGTGGCGCCGTCGTCCTACCCGGTGCTCCTGCGCGGCGAGACCGGCTCCGGCAAGGAGCTGGTGGCGCGGGCCCTCCACGACAAGGGCAGCCGGCCTTCGGGACCCTTCGTGGCGGTGAATCTGGCCGCCCTGCCGCCGTCGTTGGCGCCGGCGGAGCTCTTCGGGGCGCGCAAGGGAGCCTTCACCGGTGCCGGGGAGGCGCGGGCCGGCCGTTTCGCCGCGGCCCACGGGGGCACCCTCTTCCTGGACGAGATCGGCGAGGCCTCGCCGGAGGTCCAGGTGCTGCTGCTGCGGGCGCTGGAGAGCGGCGAGGTGCAGGCGGTGGGCTCGGATCGGCCCCGGAAACTGGACGCGCGGGTGGTGGCGGCCACCGATGCGGACCTGGAGCAGCGCATCGGTGAGGACCGCTTCAAGGCGCCGCTGCTGCACCGCCTCAACGCCTGCACCCTGCGCCTGCCGCCGCTACGCCGGCGGCGAGAAGATGTCGGCCTTCTCTTGCTCCATTTCCTGCGCCAGGAGCTGGCGGCCTGGCAGCTGGGGGCGATCCTGGAGCCGGCGCGGGAGCCCCATCAGGAGCCCCATCGGGAGCCGGACGGCGGCACTTCCGATCCTTGGCTGCCGGCCTCGCTGGTGGCTCGCCTCGCCGCCTACTCTTGGCCCGGCAACGTGCGGGAGCTGCGCAACGTCGCTCGGCACCTGGTCCTGCGCTATCGCCAGGAGGCGTCGATCCCCCTCGCCGCCTGGCAGGAGCTCCAGCGGGATCTGCTGACCGGGGATCCCGCCGCCGGGAAGGATGGGGATGGACCGGCGGCGGCCCCCTCCCGGCCTTCCTCGCCGCCTTCCTCGTTTTCAGAGCCTCAGGCCGGGGAGCCCGAATACCGCTCCAGCTCCGCGGTGAGCGACGAAGAGCTGCTCCACGCCCTCGACGCCCATGGGTGGAAGGTGGCCTCGACGGCGGCGGCCTTGGGACTCTCCCGCACCTCCCTCTATCGGCGCATGGATTCGTGCCCCGAGATCCGCCGCGCCTCGCAGATCCCGGCGGAGGAAGTCCAGGCTGCCTTGGCGGCCCACGACGGCGAGGTGAGCTCCGCTGCCCGGCAGCTGCGGGTGTCGCCCCACGGCCTTAAGCTGCGCGTCGCCGACCTGGCGAGCTCTGAATCGGCGTGA
- a CDS encoding alpha/beta hydrolase: MIIRDTSWRAQTPARRRIVGGWIGPVLALVVLMAGMAGAQEPESPMETSPAGAWEGAIQLPNGELGIAVELQQGDEGAWSGTIDIPAQGLKDFPLDNVAVEPPKVHFEMAGIPGQPTFDGQLSKNGDGIAGSFQQGPQNLSFSLRRVEGNGEEASEEAAARPPEIPAEPVPGEGMAGEWMGVLNPGPVKLRLVLRVEEKDGKLSATFESVDQGATLDVDTIELAEQQLTFSIQRAGASYEGTLNEDGSAVDGTWKQGGATFPLVFHRLAESFALNRPQTPQPPFPYDATEVTFTNPDSEITLAGTLLTPHGDGPFPAVVMVTGSGPQDRDESLMGHKPFWIIADHLARHGIASLRYDDRGVGGSGGNIPSSTGKDLTRDAQAGVAFLAQQAKIDRAAVGLVGHSEGGLIGPRAAVGSEDIDFLVLLAPPGEPLADLLERQARDIYSQQGVDEKLIDRALAREEEQLQILLDDSLSSEEVEKRLVEQTKEFQKEFTEEELQQLQFDPAAVEQRIRQVASPWFRSLIGADPAVYLKQVEVPVLALFGAKDLQVSSEVNAPILEASLKAAGNEDFEVVTFPDLNHLFQHAETGAIDEYGQIEETFAPEALEKISQWILERFGERGYDE, encoded by the coding sequence ATGATCATACGAGATACAAGTTGGAGAGCGCAGACTCCCGCCCGGCGCCGGATCGTAGGGGGTTGGATTGGGCCGGTGCTGGCCCTGGTGGTGCTGATGGCCGGGATGGCCGGTGCGCAGGAGCCGGAGAGCCCGATGGAGACGAGCCCGGCGGGAGCTTGGGAAGGAGCCATCCAGCTGCCCAATGGGGAGCTGGGCATCGCGGTGGAGCTGCAGCAGGGAGATGAGGGGGCCTGGTCCGGCACCATCGACATCCCGGCCCAGGGACTGAAGGACTTCCCCTTGGACAACGTTGCGGTGGAGCCGCCGAAGGTCCATTTCGAGATGGCCGGTATCCCAGGGCAGCCGACCTTCGACGGCCAGCTGTCGAAGAACGGCGACGGCATCGCCGGCTCCTTCCAGCAGGGGCCTCAGAATCTGAGCTTCTCGCTGCGTCGGGTCGAGGGCAATGGCGAGGAGGCCTCGGAGGAAGCTGCGGCCAGGCCTCCGGAGATCCCCGCCGAGCCGGTGCCCGGAGAGGGCATGGCCGGGGAGTGGATGGGCGTGCTGAATCCCGGCCCGGTGAAGCTGCGGCTGGTGCTGCGGGTCGAGGAGAAAGACGGGAAGCTGTCGGCGACCTTCGAAAGCGTCGATCAGGGCGCGACCCTGGATGTCGACACCATCGAGCTCGCGGAGCAGCAGCTGACCTTTTCGATCCAGCGAGCTGGCGCCAGCTACGAAGGGACGCTCAACGAGGACGGCAGCGCCGTGGATGGAACCTGGAAGCAGGGCGGGGCGACCTTCCCGCTGGTCTTCCACCGCCTGGCGGAGAGCTTCGCTCTGAATCGGCCCCAAACTCCCCAGCCACCCTTCCCCTATGACGCCACGGAGGTCACCTTCACCAACCCGGACTCGGAGATCACCCTGGCGGGGACGCTGCTGACCCCCCACGGCGACGGACCGTTCCCGGCGGTGGTGATGGTCACCGGCTCCGGGCCTCAGGATCGGGACGAGTCGCTGATGGGGCACAAGCCGTTCTGGATCATCGCCGACCATCTGGCGCGCCACGGCATCGCCTCGCTGCGCTATGACGACCGTGGCGTCGGCGGCTCGGGAGGAAATATCCCTTCTTCGACCGGGAAGGATCTAACCCGGGACGCCCAGGCCGGCGTCGCGTTCCTGGCGCAGCAGGCGAAGATCGACCGGGCCGCGGTGGGACTTGTGGGCCATAGCGAGGGCGGTCTCATCGGCCCCCGGGCGGCGGTGGGCAGCGAGGACATCGACTTCTTGGTCTTGCTGGCCCCTCCCGGTGAGCCGCTGGCGGACCTCCTCGAGCGCCAGGCCCGGGATATTTATTCCCAGCAGGGAGTGGACGAGAAGCTCATCGATCGCGCTCTCGCCCGCGAAGAAGAACAGCTTCAGATCCTCTTGGACGACTCCCTCTCCAGCGAGGAAGTGGAGAAGAGGCTCGTCGAGCAAACCAAGGAGTTCCAGAAAGAGTTCACCGAGGAAGAGTTGCAGCAGCTGCAATTCGACCCGGCGGCGGTGGAGCAGAGGATTCGCCAGGTCGCCTCGCCGTGGTTCCGATCCCTCATCGGGGCCGATCCGGCAGTGTACCTGAAGCAGGTCGAGGTGCCGGTGCTGGCCCTCTTCGGCGCCAAGGACTTGCAGGTGTCCTCGGAGGTCAACGCGCCGATCCTGGAAGCCTCGCTGAAGGCCGCCGGCAACGAGGACTTCGAAGTGGTCACTTTCCCGGATCTCAACCACCTCTTCCAGCATGCCGAAACCGGTGCCATCGATGAATATGGTCAGATCGAGGAGACCTTCGCCCCGGAGGCCTTGGAGAAGATCTCCCAGTGGATTCTGGAGCGTTTCGGTGAGCGCGGCTATGATGAGTAA